In Candidatus Hydrogenedentota bacterium, a single window of DNA contains:
- a CDS encoding GDP-mannose 4,6-dehydratase translates to MDWTGRRVAVTGAGGFIGSHLTERLLRLGAHIRAMAHGDPQLRPGYLADIPQELRERLEWTGGDLRDASTVCRLIEGADTVFHLGAVTSVAYSYQHPGETVAVNALGTLHVCEACRVAGVRRLVHTSTAGVYGNALDDRPITEEHPLRACNPYTAGKLAGDMVAQAYHLSYDLPVAIIRLFNIFGPRMGRYLIMPTIIEQLMCGSELRLGDLRPIRPFLYVTDVIEAFLGMASAEGVVGEVIHFGSEQSISMADLAALIGRLMQVQYRIVHDTARLRPEKSEIYWVRVDCGKAHQRLSWRPKVSLEQGLEETIAWLRSRGVPGGVVR, encoded by the coding sequence ATGGACTGGACAGGCAGGCGGGTGGCCGTGACGGGCGCCGGAGGATTCATCGGCAGCCACCTTACCGAACGGCTCCTGCGCCTTGGGGCCCATATCCGCGCCATGGCGCACGGCGACCCGCAACTGCGCCCGGGGTATCTCGCGGATATCCCCCAAGAACTGCGGGAGCGCCTGGAGTGGACGGGCGGCGACCTGCGCGATGCGTCCACCGTGTGCCGCCTCATTGAGGGCGCCGATACGGTTTTTCACCTCGGCGCTGTCACCAGCGTTGCCTATTCCTACCAGCATCCCGGGGAGACGGTCGCGGTTAATGCGCTGGGCACCTTGCATGTCTGTGAGGCGTGCCGCGTGGCTGGTGTCCGAAGGCTGGTGCACACTTCGACCGCGGGAGTCTATGGTAATGCCTTGGATGACAGGCCAATCACCGAAGAGCACCCGTTAAGGGCATGCAACCCATACACGGCCGGCAAGCTCGCAGGGGATATGGTGGCCCAAGCGTACCATCTCTCGTACGACCTGCCCGTCGCCATCATTCGTCTTTTTAATATTTTTGGCCCGCGCATGGGGCGATACCTGATCATGCCCACCATCATCGAGCAACTTATGTGCGGGTCCGAACTGCGCCTTGGCGACCTCAGGCCCATCCGTCCTTTCCTGTATGTTACAGATGTCATCGAAGCCTTTCTCGGCATGGCGAGCGCCGAAGGCGTGGTAGGGGAAGTGATTCATTTTGGGTCGGAGCAGTCTATCAGCATGGCGGACTTGGCCGCCCTGATCGGCCGTCTGATGCAAGTGCAATACCGGATTGTACATGATACGGCGCGGCTGCGCCCGGAGAAAAGTGAGATTTATTGGGTTCGCGTGGATTGCGGGAAAGCGCACCAGCGCCTTTCCTGGCGGCCCAAGGTGTCTCTGGAACAAGGATTGGAGGAAACGATTGCCTGGTTGCGGTCGCGCGGAGTGCCAGGCGGTGTCGTTCGCTAA